In a single window of the Acipenser ruthenus chromosome 8, fAciRut3.2 maternal haplotype, whole genome shotgun sequence genome:
- the LOC117406935 gene encoding SH3 domain-binding glutamic acid-rich protein-like isoform X14: MVIKVYLATASGSTAIKKKQQDVVGFLEALKVDYTEFDIATNEENRMWMRENVPGEKKPTNGIPLPPQIFNDQNYCGDYDTFFNAKEDNEVFAFLGLAPPAGSKEAQLAEKALILQNGKDPEEHHKTSAEECNGDSAAPEDLHKTSGPGEAAEESEESMKEPSEKEEEVEHKEEDAEEPLTEDEEHPVTEDDEEHPVTEDEEEEPVTEEEEEEEPVTEDEEQGEAATES, encoded by the exons ATGGTCATCAAAGTTTATTTAGCGACTGCATCTGGCTCAACAGCG ATCAAGAAAAAGCAACAAGATGTGGTGGGGTTCTTGGAAGCCCTTAAGGTTGACTATACAGAATTTGATATTGCCACAAACGAAGAGAACAGAATGTGGATGAGAGAGAACGTGCCTGGAGAGAAGAAACCAACAAACGGAATCCCCTTACCCCCGCAGATCTTCAATGATCAGAATTACTGCGGG GACTATGACACTTTCTTCAACGCCAAGGAAGACAATGAAGTGTTTGCATTCCTGGGCCTCGCTCCTCCCGCAGGTTCAAAG GAAGCCCAGCTTGCAGAAAAGGCACTTATTCTTCAGAATGGAAAAGATCCAGAGGAACATCACAAAACATCA GCAGAGGAATGTAATGGTGATTCAGCGGCCCCTGAAGATCTTCACAAGACGTCCGGTCCAGGAGAAGCTGCAGAGGAAAGCGAGGAGAGC ATGAAGGAACCCAGCGAGAAAGAAGAAGAGGTTGAACACAAG GAAGAGGACGCAGAGGAGCCACTGACAGAG gATGAAGAGCATCCTGTCACTGAG GATGATGAAGAGCATCCGGTCACGGAG gatgaagaggaggagcccgTAACAGAG gaggaagaagaggaggagccagtgACAGAG GATGAAGAGCAAGGCGAGGCAGCTACAGAATCTTAA
- the LOC117406935 gene encoding adapter SH3BGRL-like isoform X40 — protein MVIKVYLATASGSTAIKKKQQDVVGFLEALKVDYTEFDIATNEENRMWMRENVPGEKKPTNGIPLPPQIFNDQNYCGDYDTFFNAKEDNEVFAFLGLAPPAGSKEAQLAEKALILQNGKDPEEHHKTSAEECNGDSAAPEDLHKTSGPGEAAEESEESMKEPSEKEEEVEHKDEEHPVTEDEEQGEAATES, from the exons ATGGTCATCAAAGTTTATTTAGCGACTGCATCTGGCTCAACAGCG ATCAAGAAAAAGCAACAAGATGTGGTGGGGTTCTTGGAAGCCCTTAAGGTTGACTATACAGAATTTGATATTGCCACAAACGAAGAGAACAGAATGTGGATGAGAGAGAACGTGCCTGGAGAGAAGAAACCAACAAACGGAATCCCCTTACCCCCGCAGATCTTCAATGATCAGAATTACTGCGGG GACTATGACACTTTCTTCAACGCCAAGGAAGACAATGAAGTGTTTGCATTCCTGGGCCTCGCTCCTCCCGCAGGTTCAAAG GAAGCCCAGCTTGCAGAAAAGGCACTTATTCTTCAGAATGGAAAAGATCCAGAGGAACATCACAAAACATCA GCAGAGGAATGTAATGGTGATTCAGCGGCCCCTGAAGATCTTCACAAGACGTCCGGTCCAGGAGAAGCTGCAGAGGAAAGCGAGGAGAGC ATGAAGGAACCCAGCGAGAAAGAAGAAGAGGTTGAACACAAG gATGAAGAGCATCCTGTCACTGAG GATGAAGAGCAAGGCGAGGCAGCTACAGAATCTTAA
- the LOC117406935 gene encoding adapter SH3BGRL-like isoform X33: MVIKVYLATASGSTAIKKKQQDVVGFLEALKVDYTEFDIATNEENRMWMRENVPGEKKPTNGIPLPPQIFNDQNYCGDYDTFFNAKEDNEVFAFLGLAPPAGSKEAQLAEKALILQNGKDPEEHHKTSMKEPSEKEEEVEHKEEDAEEPLTEDEGEQPVTEDEEEEPITEDEEEEPVTEEEEEEEPVTEDEEQGEAATES, from the exons ATGGTCATCAAAGTTTATTTAGCGACTGCATCTGGCTCAACAGCG ATCAAGAAAAAGCAACAAGATGTGGTGGGGTTCTTGGAAGCCCTTAAGGTTGACTATACAGAATTTGATATTGCCACAAACGAAGAGAACAGAATGTGGATGAGAGAGAACGTGCCTGGAGAGAAGAAACCAACAAACGGAATCCCCTTACCCCCGCAGATCTTCAATGATCAGAATTACTGCGGG GACTATGACACTTTCTTCAACGCCAAGGAAGACAATGAAGTGTTTGCATTCCTGGGCCTCGCTCCTCCCGCAGGTTCAAAG GAAGCCCAGCTTGCAGAAAAGGCACTTATTCTTCAGAATGGAAAAGATCCAGAGGAACATCACAAAACATCA ATGAAGGAACCCAGCGAGAAAGAAGAAGAGGTTGAACACAAG GAAGAGGACGCAGAGGAGCCACTGACAGAG GATGAAGGCGAGCAGCCTGTCACTGAG gatgaagaagaggagccgaTCACTGAG gatgaagaggaggagcccgTAACAGAG gaggaagaagaggaggagccagtgACAGAG GATGAAGAGCAAGGCGAGGCAGCTACAGAATCTTAA
- the LOC117406935 gene encoding adapter SH3BGRL-like isoform X39: MVIKVYLATASGSTAIKKKQQDVVGFLEALKVDYTEFDIATNEENRMWMRENVPGEKKPTNGIPLPPQIFNDQNYCGDYDTFFNAKEDNEVFAFLGLAPPAGSKEAQLAEKALILQNGKDPEEHHKTSAEECNGDSAAPEDLHKTSGPGEAAEESEESMKEPSEKEEEVEHKDEEEEPVTEDEEQGEAATES, from the exons ATGGTCATCAAAGTTTATTTAGCGACTGCATCTGGCTCAACAGCG ATCAAGAAAAAGCAACAAGATGTGGTGGGGTTCTTGGAAGCCCTTAAGGTTGACTATACAGAATTTGATATTGCCACAAACGAAGAGAACAGAATGTGGATGAGAGAGAACGTGCCTGGAGAGAAGAAACCAACAAACGGAATCCCCTTACCCCCGCAGATCTTCAATGATCAGAATTACTGCGGG GACTATGACACTTTCTTCAACGCCAAGGAAGACAATGAAGTGTTTGCATTCCTGGGCCTCGCTCCTCCCGCAGGTTCAAAG GAAGCCCAGCTTGCAGAAAAGGCACTTATTCTTCAGAATGGAAAAGATCCAGAGGAACATCACAAAACATCA GCAGAGGAATGTAATGGTGATTCAGCGGCCCCTGAAGATCTTCACAAGACGTCCGGTCCAGGAGAAGCTGCAGAGGAAAGCGAGGAGAGC ATGAAGGAACCCAGCGAGAAAGAAGAAGAGGTTGAACACAAG gatgaagaggaggagcccgTAACAGAG GATGAAGAGCAAGGCGAGGCAGCTACAGAATCTTAA
- the LOC117406935 gene encoding adapter SH3BGRL-like isoform X38, with the protein MVIKVYLATASGSTAIKKKQQDVVGFLEALKVDYTEFDIATNEENRMWMRENVPGEKKPTNGIPLPPQIFNDQNYCGDYDTFFNAKEDNEVFAFLGLAPPAGSKMKEPSEKEEEVEHKEEDAEEPLTEDEEHPVTEDDEEHPVTEDEGEQPVTEDEEEEPITEDEEEEPVTEEEEEEEPVTEDEEQGEAATES; encoded by the exons ATGGTCATCAAAGTTTATTTAGCGACTGCATCTGGCTCAACAGCG ATCAAGAAAAAGCAACAAGATGTGGTGGGGTTCTTGGAAGCCCTTAAGGTTGACTATACAGAATTTGATATTGCCACAAACGAAGAGAACAGAATGTGGATGAGAGAGAACGTGCCTGGAGAGAAGAAACCAACAAACGGAATCCCCTTACCCCCGCAGATCTTCAATGATCAGAATTACTGCGGG GACTATGACACTTTCTTCAACGCCAAGGAAGACAATGAAGTGTTTGCATTCCTGGGCCTCGCTCCTCCCGCAGGTTCAAAG ATGAAGGAACCCAGCGAGAAAGAAGAAGAGGTTGAACACAAG GAAGAGGACGCAGAGGAGCCACTGACAGAG gATGAAGAGCATCCTGTCACTGAG GATGATGAAGAGCATCCGGTCACGGAG GATGAAGGCGAGCAGCCTGTCACTGAG gatgaagaagaggagccgaTCACTGAG gatgaagaggaggagcccgTAACAGAG gaggaagaagaggaggagccagtgACAGAG GATGAAGAGCAAGGCGAGGCAGCTACAGAATCTTAA
- the LOC117406935 gene encoding adapter SH3BGRL-like isoform X20 has translation MVIKVYLATASGSTAIKKKQQDVVGFLEALKVDYTEFDIATNEENRMWMRENVPGEKKPTNGIPLPPQIFNDQNYCGDYDTFFNAKEDNEVFAFLGLAPPAGSKEAQLAEKALILQNGKDPEEHHKTSAEECNGDSAAPEDLHKTSGPGEAAEESEESMKEPSEKEEEVEHKEEDAEEPLTEDEGEQPVTEDEEEEPVTEEEEEEEPVTEDEEQGEAATES, from the exons ATGGTCATCAAAGTTTATTTAGCGACTGCATCTGGCTCAACAGCG ATCAAGAAAAAGCAACAAGATGTGGTGGGGTTCTTGGAAGCCCTTAAGGTTGACTATACAGAATTTGATATTGCCACAAACGAAGAGAACAGAATGTGGATGAGAGAGAACGTGCCTGGAGAGAAGAAACCAACAAACGGAATCCCCTTACCCCCGCAGATCTTCAATGATCAGAATTACTGCGGG GACTATGACACTTTCTTCAACGCCAAGGAAGACAATGAAGTGTTTGCATTCCTGGGCCTCGCTCCTCCCGCAGGTTCAAAG GAAGCCCAGCTTGCAGAAAAGGCACTTATTCTTCAGAATGGAAAAGATCCAGAGGAACATCACAAAACATCA GCAGAGGAATGTAATGGTGATTCAGCGGCCCCTGAAGATCTTCACAAGACGTCCGGTCCAGGAGAAGCTGCAGAGGAAAGCGAGGAGAGC ATGAAGGAACCCAGCGAGAAAGAAGAAGAGGTTGAACACAAG GAAGAGGACGCAGAGGAGCCACTGACAGAG GATGAAGGCGAGCAGCCTGTCACTGAG gatgaagaggaggagcccgTAACAGAG gaggaagaagaggaggagccagtgACAGAG GATGAAGAGCAAGGCGAGGCAGCTACAGAATCTTAA
- the LOC117406935 gene encoding adapter SH3BGRL-like isoform X25 has product MVIKVYLATASGSTAIKKKQQDVVGFLEALKVDYTEFDIATNEENRMWMRENVPGEKKPTNGIPLPPQIFNDQNYCGDYDTFFNAKEDNEVFAFLGLAPPAGSKEAQLAEKALILQNGKDPEEHHKTSMKEPSEKEEEVEHKEEDAEEPLTEDEEHPVTEDDEEHPVTEDEGEQPVTEDEEEEPITEDEEEEPVTEEEEEEEPVTEDEEQGEAATES; this is encoded by the exons ATGGTCATCAAAGTTTATTTAGCGACTGCATCTGGCTCAACAGCG ATCAAGAAAAAGCAACAAGATGTGGTGGGGTTCTTGGAAGCCCTTAAGGTTGACTATACAGAATTTGATATTGCCACAAACGAAGAGAACAGAATGTGGATGAGAGAGAACGTGCCTGGAGAGAAGAAACCAACAAACGGAATCCCCTTACCCCCGCAGATCTTCAATGATCAGAATTACTGCGGG GACTATGACACTTTCTTCAACGCCAAGGAAGACAATGAAGTGTTTGCATTCCTGGGCCTCGCTCCTCCCGCAGGTTCAAAG GAAGCCCAGCTTGCAGAAAAGGCACTTATTCTTCAGAATGGAAAAGATCCAGAGGAACATCACAAAACATCA ATGAAGGAACCCAGCGAGAAAGAAGAAGAGGTTGAACACAAG GAAGAGGACGCAGAGGAGCCACTGACAGAG gATGAAGAGCATCCTGTCACTGAG GATGATGAAGAGCATCCGGTCACGGAG GATGAAGGCGAGCAGCCTGTCACTGAG gatgaagaagaggagccgaTCACTGAG gatgaagaggaggagcccgTAACAGAG gaggaagaagaggaggagccagtgACAGAG GATGAAGAGCAAGGCGAGGCAGCTACAGAATCTTAA
- the LOC117406935 gene encoding SH3 domain-binding glutamic acid-rich protein-like isoform X11 translates to MVIKVYLATASGSTAIKKKQQDVVGFLEALKVDYTEFDIATNEENRMWMRENVPGEKKPTNGIPLPPQIFNDQNYCGDYDTFFNAKEDNEVFAFLGLAPPAGSKEAQLAEKALILQNGKDPEEHHKTSAEECNGDSAAPEDLHKTSGPGEAAEMKEPSEKEEEVEHKDEEHPVTEDDEEHPVTEDEGEQPVTEDEEEEPITEDEEEEPVTEEEEEEEPVTEDEEQGEAATES, encoded by the exons ATGGTCATCAAAGTTTATTTAGCGACTGCATCTGGCTCAACAGCG ATCAAGAAAAAGCAACAAGATGTGGTGGGGTTCTTGGAAGCCCTTAAGGTTGACTATACAGAATTTGATATTGCCACAAACGAAGAGAACAGAATGTGGATGAGAGAGAACGTGCCTGGAGAGAAGAAACCAACAAACGGAATCCCCTTACCCCCGCAGATCTTCAATGATCAGAATTACTGCGGG GACTATGACACTTTCTTCAACGCCAAGGAAGACAATGAAGTGTTTGCATTCCTGGGCCTCGCTCCTCCCGCAGGTTCAAAG GAAGCCCAGCTTGCAGAAAAGGCACTTATTCTTCAGAATGGAAAAGATCCAGAGGAACATCACAAAACATCA GCAGAGGAATGTAATGGTGATTCAGCGGCCCCTGAAGATCTTCACAAGACGTCCGGTCCAGGAGAAGCTGCAGAG ATGAAGGAACCCAGCGAGAAAGAAGAAGAGGTTGAACACAAG gATGAAGAGCATCCTGTCACTGAG GATGATGAAGAGCATCCGGTCACGGAG GATGAAGGCGAGCAGCCTGTCACTGAG gatgaagaagaggagccgaTCACTGAG gatgaagaggaggagcccgTAACAGAG gaggaagaagaggaggagccagtgACAGAG GATGAAGAGCAAGGCGAGGCAGCTACAGAATCTTAA
- the LOC117406935 gene encoding adapter SH3BGRL-like isoform X46, which yields MVIKVYLATASGSTAIKKKQQDVVGFLEALKVDYTEFDIATNEENRMWMRENVPGEKKPTNGIPLPPQIFNDQNYCGDYDTFFNAKEDNEVFAFLGLAPPAGSKEAQLAEKALILQNGKDPEEHHKTSMKEPSEKEEEVEHKDEEQGEAATES from the exons ATGGTCATCAAAGTTTATTTAGCGACTGCATCTGGCTCAACAGCG ATCAAGAAAAAGCAACAAGATGTGGTGGGGTTCTTGGAAGCCCTTAAGGTTGACTATACAGAATTTGATATTGCCACAAACGAAGAGAACAGAATGTGGATGAGAGAGAACGTGCCTGGAGAGAAGAAACCAACAAACGGAATCCCCTTACCCCCGCAGATCTTCAATGATCAGAATTACTGCGGG GACTATGACACTTTCTTCAACGCCAAGGAAGACAATGAAGTGTTTGCATTCCTGGGCCTCGCTCCTCCCGCAGGTTCAAAG GAAGCCCAGCTTGCAGAAAAGGCACTTATTCTTCAGAATGGAAAAGATCCAGAGGAACATCACAAAACATCA ATGAAGGAACCCAGCGAGAAAGAAGAAGAGGTTGAACACAAG GATGAAGAGCAAGGCGAGGCAGCTACAGAATCTTAA
- the LOC117406935 gene encoding adapter SH3BGRL-like isoform X42, with translation MVIKVYLATASGSTAIKKKQQDVVGFLEALKVDYTEFDIATNEENRMWMRENVPGEKKPTNGIPLPPQIFNDQNYCGDYDTFFNAKEDNEVFAFLGLAPPAGSKEAQLAEKALILQNGKDPEEHHKTSAEECNGDSAAPEDLHKTSGPGEAAEESEESMKEPSEKEEEVEHKDEEQGEAATES, from the exons ATGGTCATCAAAGTTTATTTAGCGACTGCATCTGGCTCAACAGCG ATCAAGAAAAAGCAACAAGATGTGGTGGGGTTCTTGGAAGCCCTTAAGGTTGACTATACAGAATTTGATATTGCCACAAACGAAGAGAACAGAATGTGGATGAGAGAGAACGTGCCTGGAGAGAAGAAACCAACAAACGGAATCCCCTTACCCCCGCAGATCTTCAATGATCAGAATTACTGCGGG GACTATGACACTTTCTTCAACGCCAAGGAAGACAATGAAGTGTTTGCATTCCTGGGCCTCGCTCCTCCCGCAGGTTCAAAG GAAGCCCAGCTTGCAGAAAAGGCACTTATTCTTCAGAATGGAAAAGATCCAGAGGAACATCACAAAACATCA GCAGAGGAATGTAATGGTGATTCAGCGGCCCCTGAAGATCTTCACAAGACGTCCGGTCCAGGAGAAGCTGCAGAGGAAAGCGAGGAGAGC ATGAAGGAACCCAGCGAGAAAGAAGAAGAGGTTGAACACAAG GATGAAGAGCAAGGCGAGGCAGCTACAGAATCTTAA
- the LOC117406935 gene encoding adapter SH3BGRL-like isoform X44 produces the protein MVIKVYLATASGSTAIKKKQQDVVGFLEALKVDYTEFDIATNEENRMWMRENVPGEKKPTNGIPLPPQIFNDQNYCGDYDTFFNAKEDNEVFAFLGLAPPAGSKEAQLAEKALILQNGKDPEEHHKTSAEECNGDSAAPEDLHKTSGPGEAAEMKEPSEKEEEVEHKDEEQGEAATES, from the exons ATGGTCATCAAAGTTTATTTAGCGACTGCATCTGGCTCAACAGCG ATCAAGAAAAAGCAACAAGATGTGGTGGGGTTCTTGGAAGCCCTTAAGGTTGACTATACAGAATTTGATATTGCCACAAACGAAGAGAACAGAATGTGGATGAGAGAGAACGTGCCTGGAGAGAAGAAACCAACAAACGGAATCCCCTTACCCCCGCAGATCTTCAATGATCAGAATTACTGCGGG GACTATGACACTTTCTTCAACGCCAAGGAAGACAATGAAGTGTTTGCATTCCTGGGCCTCGCTCCTCCCGCAGGTTCAAAG GAAGCCCAGCTTGCAGAAAAGGCACTTATTCTTCAGAATGGAAAAGATCCAGAGGAACATCACAAAACATCA GCAGAGGAATGTAATGGTGATTCAGCGGCCCCTGAAGATCTTCACAAGACGTCCGGTCCAGGAGAAGCTGCAGAG ATGAAGGAACCCAGCGAGAAAGAAGAAGAGGTTGAACACAAG GATGAAGAGCAAGGCGAGGCAGCTACAGAATCTTAA
- the LOC117406935 gene encoding adapter SH3BGRL-like isoform X35, with protein MVIKVYLATASGSTAIKKKQQDVVGFLEALKVDYTEFDIATNEENRMWMRENVPGEKKPTNGIPLPPQIFNDQNYCGDYDTFFNAKEDNEVFAFLGLAPPAGSKEAQLAEKALILQNGKDPEEHHKTSAEECNGDSAAPEDLHKTSGPGEAAEMKEPSEKEEEVEHKDEEEEPVTEEEEEEEPVTEDEEQGEAATES; from the exons ATGGTCATCAAAGTTTATTTAGCGACTGCATCTGGCTCAACAGCG ATCAAGAAAAAGCAACAAGATGTGGTGGGGTTCTTGGAAGCCCTTAAGGTTGACTATACAGAATTTGATATTGCCACAAACGAAGAGAACAGAATGTGGATGAGAGAGAACGTGCCTGGAGAGAAGAAACCAACAAACGGAATCCCCTTACCCCCGCAGATCTTCAATGATCAGAATTACTGCGGG GACTATGACACTTTCTTCAACGCCAAGGAAGACAATGAAGTGTTTGCATTCCTGGGCCTCGCTCCTCCCGCAGGTTCAAAG GAAGCCCAGCTTGCAGAAAAGGCACTTATTCTTCAGAATGGAAAAGATCCAGAGGAACATCACAAAACATCA GCAGAGGAATGTAATGGTGATTCAGCGGCCCCTGAAGATCTTCACAAGACGTCCGGTCCAGGAGAAGCTGCAGAG ATGAAGGAACCCAGCGAGAAAGAAGAAGAGGTTGAACACAAG gatgaagaggaggagcccgTAACAGAG gaggaagaagaggaggagccagtgACAGAG GATGAAGAGCAAGGCGAGGCAGCTACAGAATCTTAA
- the LOC117406935 gene encoding adapter SH3BGRL-like isoform X41, which yields MVIKVYLATASGSTAIKKKQQDVVGFLEALKVDYTEFDIATNEENRMWMRENVPGEKKPTNGIPLPPQIFNDQNYCGDYDTFFNAKEDNEVFAFLGLAPPAGSKEAQLAEKALILQNGKDPEEHHKTSMKEPSEKEEEVEHKDEGEQPVTEDEEEEPITEDEEEEPVTEEEEEEEPVTEDEEQGEAATES from the exons ATGGTCATCAAAGTTTATTTAGCGACTGCATCTGGCTCAACAGCG ATCAAGAAAAAGCAACAAGATGTGGTGGGGTTCTTGGAAGCCCTTAAGGTTGACTATACAGAATTTGATATTGCCACAAACGAAGAGAACAGAATGTGGATGAGAGAGAACGTGCCTGGAGAGAAGAAACCAACAAACGGAATCCCCTTACCCCCGCAGATCTTCAATGATCAGAATTACTGCGGG GACTATGACACTTTCTTCAACGCCAAGGAAGACAATGAAGTGTTTGCATTCCTGGGCCTCGCTCCTCCCGCAGGTTCAAAG GAAGCCCAGCTTGCAGAAAAGGCACTTATTCTTCAGAATGGAAAAGATCCAGAGGAACATCACAAAACATCA ATGAAGGAACCCAGCGAGAAAGAAGAAGAGGTTGAACACAAG GATGAAGGCGAGCAGCCTGTCACTGAG gatgaagaagaggagccgaTCACTGAG gatgaagaggaggagcccgTAACAGAG gaggaagaagaggaggagccagtgACAGAG GATGAAGAGCAAGGCGAGGCAGCTACAGAATCTTAA
- the LOC117406935 gene encoding adapter SH3BGRL-like isoform X23 codes for MVIKVYLATASGSTAIKKKQQDVVGFLEALKVDYTEFDIATNEENRMWMRENVPGEKKPTNGIPLPPQIFNDQNYCGDYDTFFNAKEDNEVFAFLGLAPPAGSKEAQLAEKALILQNGKDPEEHHKTSAEECNGDSAAPEDLHKTSGPGEAAEESEESMKEPSEKEEEVEHKEEDAEEPLTEDEEHPVTEDDEEHPVTEDEEEEPVTEDEEQGEAATES; via the exons ATGGTCATCAAAGTTTATTTAGCGACTGCATCTGGCTCAACAGCG ATCAAGAAAAAGCAACAAGATGTGGTGGGGTTCTTGGAAGCCCTTAAGGTTGACTATACAGAATTTGATATTGCCACAAACGAAGAGAACAGAATGTGGATGAGAGAGAACGTGCCTGGAGAGAAGAAACCAACAAACGGAATCCCCTTACCCCCGCAGATCTTCAATGATCAGAATTACTGCGGG GACTATGACACTTTCTTCAACGCCAAGGAAGACAATGAAGTGTTTGCATTCCTGGGCCTCGCTCCTCCCGCAGGTTCAAAG GAAGCCCAGCTTGCAGAAAAGGCACTTATTCTTCAGAATGGAAAAGATCCAGAGGAACATCACAAAACATCA GCAGAGGAATGTAATGGTGATTCAGCGGCCCCTGAAGATCTTCACAAGACGTCCGGTCCAGGAGAAGCTGCAGAGGAAAGCGAGGAGAGC ATGAAGGAACCCAGCGAGAAAGAAGAAGAGGTTGAACACAAG GAAGAGGACGCAGAGGAGCCACTGACAGAG gATGAAGAGCATCCTGTCACTGAG GATGATGAAGAGCATCCGGTCACGGAG gatgaagaggaggagcccgTAACAGAG GATGAAGAGCAAGGCGAGGCAGCTACAGAATCTTAA
- the LOC117406935 gene encoding adapter SH3BGRL-like isoform X21, whose amino-acid sequence MVIKVYLATASGSTAIKKKQQDVVGFLEALKVDYTEFDIATNEENRMWMRENVPGEKKPTNGIPLPPQIFNDQNYCGDYDTFFNAKEDNEVFAFLGLAPPAGSKAEECNGDSAAPEDLHKTSGPGEAAEESEMKEPSEKEEEVEHKEEDAEEPLTEDEEHPVTEDDEEHPVTEDEGEQPVTEDEEEEPITEDEEEEPVTEEEEEEEPVTEDEEQGEAATES is encoded by the exons ATGGTCATCAAAGTTTATTTAGCGACTGCATCTGGCTCAACAGCG ATCAAGAAAAAGCAACAAGATGTGGTGGGGTTCTTGGAAGCCCTTAAGGTTGACTATACAGAATTTGATATTGCCACAAACGAAGAGAACAGAATGTGGATGAGAGAGAACGTGCCTGGAGAGAAGAAACCAACAAACGGAATCCCCTTACCCCCGCAGATCTTCAATGATCAGAATTACTGCGGG GACTATGACACTTTCTTCAACGCCAAGGAAGACAATGAAGTGTTTGCATTCCTGGGCCTCGCTCCTCCCGCAGGTTCAAAG GCAGAGGAATGTAATGGTGATTCAGCGGCCCCTGAAGATCTTCACAAGACGTCCGGTCCAGGAGAAGCTGCAGAGGAAAGCGAG ATGAAGGAACCCAGCGAGAAAGAAGAAGAGGTTGAACACAAG GAAGAGGACGCAGAGGAGCCACTGACAGAG gATGAAGAGCATCCTGTCACTGAG GATGATGAAGAGCATCCGGTCACGGAG GATGAAGGCGAGCAGCCTGTCACTGAG gatgaagaagaggagccgaTCACTGAG gatgaagaggaggagcccgTAACAGAG gaggaagaagaggaggagccagtgACAGAG GATGAAGAGCAAGGCGAGGCAGCTACAGAATCTTAA
- the LOC117406935 gene encoding adapter SH3BGRL-like isoform X45, which translates to MVIKVYLATASGSTAIKKKQQDVVGFLEALKVDYTEFDIATNEENRMWMRENVPGEKKPTNGIPLPPQIFNDQNYCGDYDTFFNAKEDNEVFAFLGLAPPAGSKEAQLAEKALILQNGKDPEEHHKTSMKEPSEKEEEVEHKDEEEEPVTEEEEEEEPVTEDEEQGEAATES; encoded by the exons ATGGTCATCAAAGTTTATTTAGCGACTGCATCTGGCTCAACAGCG ATCAAGAAAAAGCAACAAGATGTGGTGGGGTTCTTGGAAGCCCTTAAGGTTGACTATACAGAATTTGATATTGCCACAAACGAAGAGAACAGAATGTGGATGAGAGAGAACGTGCCTGGAGAGAAGAAACCAACAAACGGAATCCCCTTACCCCCGCAGATCTTCAATGATCAGAATTACTGCGGG GACTATGACACTTTCTTCAACGCCAAGGAAGACAATGAAGTGTTTGCATTCCTGGGCCTCGCTCCTCCCGCAGGTTCAAAG GAAGCCCAGCTTGCAGAAAAGGCACTTATTCTTCAGAATGGAAAAGATCCAGAGGAACATCACAAAACATCA ATGAAGGAACCCAGCGAGAAAGAAGAAGAGGTTGAACACAAG gatgaagaggaggagcccgTAACAGAG gaggaagaagaggaggagccagtgACAGAG GATGAAGAGCAAGGCGAGGCAGCTACAGAATCTTAA
- the LOC117406935 gene encoding adapter SH3BGRL-like isoform X48 gives MVIKVYLATASGSTAIKKKQQDVVGFLEALKVDYTEFDIATNEENRMWMRENVPGEKKPTNGIPLPPQIFNDQNYCGDYDTFFNAKEDNEVFAFLGLAPPAGSKMKEPSEKEEEVEHKDEEHPVTEDEEQGEAATES, from the exons ATGGTCATCAAAGTTTATTTAGCGACTGCATCTGGCTCAACAGCG ATCAAGAAAAAGCAACAAGATGTGGTGGGGTTCTTGGAAGCCCTTAAGGTTGACTATACAGAATTTGATATTGCCACAAACGAAGAGAACAGAATGTGGATGAGAGAGAACGTGCCTGGAGAGAAGAAACCAACAAACGGAATCCCCTTACCCCCGCAGATCTTCAATGATCAGAATTACTGCGGG GACTATGACACTTTCTTCAACGCCAAGGAAGACAATGAAGTGTTTGCATTCCTGGGCCTCGCTCCTCCCGCAGGTTCAAAG ATGAAGGAACCCAGCGAGAAAGAAGAAGAGGTTGAACACAAG gATGAAGAGCATCCTGTCACTGAG GATGAAGAGCAAGGCGAGGCAGCTACAGAATCTTAA